A genomic segment from Thermus amyloliquefaciens encodes:
- a CDS encoding XRE family transcriptional regulator, producing the protein MLSIAPKDLAAKLRQARDRLGLSQDEVAQALGVSRESLAQWERGDRLPPALHLQRLAWLYGLKEESLFEGGEAEYRDGLSVLLPEGVNLSAKARFEIQRWLEFLDAYAEFLEEEGEVLSPVPQGPLKELHGGWLTDVRRASSEARKVRERLALGQDVIPDLRVLLDELGILVYHASLGEGGAWGRDQVPEGEGSPVPIWGAFYRHPQLGFSVLVNVDSTPGRQIFTLAHELSHALYHFRLPGILCRREPLPEEKEVETFANAWAAHFLVPGKALREQVRERVRDPRKLSPEDALLLAHHFGVSYTFILYRLLNERLISKDTLKAWSLVSPRVLAEALGLSPEPYRLPAPSSLGDLGRFPPSVLRRVRRAVYQGRLSVSEAAGLLDVDSTTLQRKLLASAKEEAEPREALELSEELDFLTPGRRPKALEA; encoded by the coding sequence ATGCTCTCTATTGCCCCAAAGGACTTAGCGGCCAAGTTGCGCCAAGCGCGAGATCGGCTGGGCCTTAGCCAAGACGAGGTGGCCCAGGCCTTGGGCGTTTCCCGGGAGAGCCTGGCCCAATGGGAACGGGGGGACAGGCTCCCACCGGCCCTCCACCTTCAGAGGTTGGCCTGGCTTTATGGTCTAAAGGAGGAAAGCCTTTTTGAGGGGGGGGAGGCCGAGTACCGGGACGGCCTCAGCGTGCTCCTTCCCGAGGGGGTAAACCTATCCGCCAAGGCCCGCTTCGAGATCCAAAGGTGGCTGGAGTTCCTGGACGCCTATGCGGAGTTCCTGGAGGAGGAAGGAGAGGTTCTTTCTCCCGTCCCACAGGGCCCCTTAAAGGAGCTGCACGGAGGCTGGCTTACCGATGTGCGGCGGGCCTCGAGTGAGGCCAGGAAGGTTCGTGAGCGCCTTGCCCTAGGGCAGGACGTAATACCCGATCTACGGGTGTTGCTGGACGAGCTGGGCATCTTGGTTTATCACGCTTCCTTGGGGGAAGGAGGGGCTTGGGGCAGAGACCAGGTCCCAGAAGGGGAGGGTTCCCCCGTCCCCATCTGGGGGGCCTTCTACCGCCACCCCCAACTGGGGTTCAGCGTCCTGGTCAATGTGGATAGCACCCCGGGCCGCCAGATCTTCACCTTGGCCCACGAGCTGAGCCACGCCCTGTACCATTTCCGCCTCCCCGGCATCCTTTGCCGGAGAGAGCCTCTTCCCGAAGAGAAGGAGGTGGAGACTTTCGCCAATGCCTGGGCTGCCCACTTCCTGGTTCCAGGAAAGGCCCTCAGGGAGCAGGTAAGAGAGCGGGTCAGAGATCCGCGCAAGCTCTCCCCTGAGGACGCCCTTTTGCTTGCCCATCATTTTGGGGTCAGTTACACCTTCATCCTGTACCGCCTCCTCAACGAACGCCTGATCTCCAAGGACACCCTCAAGGCGTGGTCGCTGGTCAGCCCCAGGGTGCTGGCCGAGGCCTTGGGGCTTTCCCCGGAGCCTTACCGCCTCCCCGCCCCTTCTTCCCTGGGAGATCTCGGTCGGTTTCCCCCTTCAGTCCTGCGGAGGGTGCGAAGGGCGGTCTATCAGGGGAGGCTTTCCGTCTCCGAGGCGGCGGGGCTTCTGGATGTGGACTCCACCACCCTCCAGCGCAAGCTTCTGGCTTCCGCTAAGGAGGAAGCGGAGCCCAGGGAGGCCTTGGAGTTGTCTGAGGAGTTGGATTTCCTCACACCGGGTCGGCGGCCCAAGGCGCTGGAGGCCTGA
- a CDS encoding BrnT family toxin, with protein MGFAWDEANTAHIARHGVRPQEVEEALTDPKRLVLRTRSQGGEERWAALGATEAGRVLFVVFTRREGRVRPITARDATLEEKRRYRRRGK; from the coding sequence TTGGGCTTCGCCTGGGATGAGGCCAACACCGCCCACATCGCCCGGCACGGGGTGCGTCCCCAGGAGGTGGAGGAAGCCCTCACCGACCCCAAGCGGCTGGTGCTCCGCACGCGCTCCCAAGGGGGCGAGGAACGCTGGGCGGCCCTGGGGGCCACGGAAGCCGGAAGGGTCCTCTTCGTGGTCTTCACCCGCAGGGAAGGCAGGGTGCGGCCCATCACCGCCCGGGACGCCACCTTGGAGGAGAAACGCCGCTACCGGAGGAGGGGAAAGTAA
- a CDS encoding ATP-binding protein yields MFVGRTEEGRAVLLSVRAGRGVVLVGPPGYGKTALLQELRPALEAWSVVLWADKLSPFGAFLKDLFRSLWDARIPVEGVGISKDPEADLKAWGKRYPSNDEKAKSLVKALRTYAERGVNRATVVVDDATGVQGSMIPWLVALAEVTNLVLAVHPETLRKANTKRLWMRLDRVDLPPLSPRETRALAEALVERYGVVAEDKEAYLSRVVALSAGVPGEVERLVRYVSAEDIVRNRDVGTGYAEGLAQREERGVALAPILLVAGGVAIAARYLGLARGEMDLYVAGGLGIAAFVVLAPWLRKAVVAR; encoded by the coding sequence ATGTTCGTGGGCCGTACGGAGGAGGGGAGGGCGGTCCTCCTCTCCGTGAGGGCGGGAAGGGGGGTGGTGCTGGTGGGCCCGCCAGGTTATGGGAAGACGGCCCTCCTCCAGGAGCTGCGGCCGGCCCTCGAGGCGTGGTCTGTCGTCCTGTGGGCGGACAAGCTCTCACCCTTCGGGGCCTTTCTGAAGGACCTCTTCCGGAGCCTTTGGGACGCCCGCATCCCCGTGGAGGGGGTGGGCATCTCCAAGGACCCGGAGGCGGACCTGAAGGCCTGGGGCAAGCGCTACCCGTCCAACGACGAGAAGGCCAAGAGCCTGGTGAAGGCCCTTAGGACCTACGCCGAGAGGGGGGTGAACCGGGCCACGGTGGTGGTGGACGACGCCACAGGGGTCCAGGGGAGCATGATCCCCTGGCTGGTGGCCTTGGCAGAGGTGACCAACCTGGTGCTGGCCGTCCACCCCGAAACCTTGCGCAAGGCCAATACCAAGCGCCTCTGGATGCGTCTGGACCGGGTGGACCTGCCTCCCCTTTCCCCCAGGGAAACCCGGGCCCTGGCCGAGGCCCTCGTGGAACGCTACGGCGTGGTGGCCGAGGACAAGGAGGCCTACCTCTCCCGGGTGGTGGCTCTCTCCGCCGGGGTGCCGGGGGAGGTGGAGCGGCTGGTCCGGTATGTGAGCGCCGAGGACATCGTGCGCAACCGGGATGTGGGCACGGGGTACGCAGAGGGTCTGGCGCAGCGGGAGGAGCGCGGGGTGGCCCTGGCTCCCATCCTCCTGGTGGCGGGGGGCGTGGCCATCGCCGCCCGCTACCTCGGTCTGGCCCGGGGGGAGATGGACCTGTATGTGGCCGGTGGGCTGGGCATTGCCGCCTTCGTGGTCCTGGCCCCCTGGCTGAGAAAGGCGGTGGTGGCCCGGTGA
- a CDS encoding helix-turn-helix domain-containing protein — MPPVDKPLFLTPEELAGALRVSPETVRRWLRTGEVKGHRVGRLWRVPWEEGVRLLGGEERLEEALREVQR; from the coding sequence ATGCCTCCCGTGGACAAACCCCTCTTCCTCACCCCCGAGGAGCTGGCAGGAGCTCTCCGGGTGAGCCCTGAAACGGTGCGCAGGTGGCTCCGCACCGGGGAGGTAAAGGGGCACCGGGTCGGAAGGCTGTGGCGGGTGCCCTGGGAGGAGGGCGTCCGGCTTCTCGGCGGCGAGGAGCGCCTGGAAGAGGCCCTGAGGGAGGTCCAGAGGTGA
- a CDS encoding CopG family antitoxin — translation MKRMRKVHSLEEIPEFAGEEEEARFWEEHALGEELLAKMAPPPEGLLPPARPRTRPVSIRLDEDLLRRLKAIARRKGKGYQTLLKEFVLERLYEEEKREGVI, via the coding sequence ATGAAGAGAATGCGGAAGGTGCACAGCCTGGAGGAAATCCCCGAGTTTGCGGGCGAGGAGGAGGAAGCCCGCTTCTGGGAAGAGCACGCCCTGGGGGAGGAGCTTCTGGCGAAGATGGCCCCACCGCCGGAGGGCCTTCTGCCCCCGGCCCGCCCCAGGACCCGGCCCGTTTCCATACGCCTGGACGAGGACCTCCTGAGGCGGCTCAAGGCCATCGCCCGGAGGAAGGGCAAGGGCTACCAGACCCTCCTCAAGGAGTTCGTGCTGGAAAGGCTCTACGAGGAGGAGAAGCGGGAAGGGGTCATCTAA
- a CDS encoding TolC family protein: MRWWILLFALLPALAQAPGLTQEEARILDRLVEEALPRDPVYLKTLADLEAARQTLGILGAVSAEVGAALAGEYGQVAPSYRLSLSLNLVELFRDKGPALRALEAQAEAQRREVRLRVAGAFFRWLSAREAARAAADGVEAREAELKALQARARVGAATPAEVLAAAERVSQARLALYRANLDLALALEDLARAAGLTLDALRGLLRPLETKGGTSGAPPGSRGP, translated from the coding sequence GTGAGGTGGTGGATCCTGCTCTTCGCCCTTCTTCCTGCCCTGGCCCAGGCCCCCGGCCTGACCCAGGAGGAGGCCCGCATCCTGGACCGCCTGGTGGAGGAGGCCCTGCCCCGGGATCCCGTCTACCTGAAGACCCTGGCGGACCTGGAGGCGGCCCGCCAGACCCTCGGAATACTTGGGGCGGTGTCCGCCGAGGTGGGGGCCGCCCTGGCGGGTGAGTACGGGCAGGTGGCCCCCTCGTACCGCCTCTCCCTGTCCCTGAACCTGGTGGAGCTCTTCCGGGACAAGGGTCCAGCCCTGCGGGCCCTCGAGGCGCAGGCCGAGGCCCAACGCCGGGAGGTGCGGCTGCGGGTGGCGGGGGCCTTCTTCCGCTGGCTCTCTGCCCGGGAGGCGGCCCGCGCCGCCGCCGACGGGGTGGAGGCCCGGGAGGCGGAGCTAAAGGCCCTTCAGGCCAGGGCCCGGGTGGGGGCCGCCACCCCCGCCGAGGTCCTGGCCGCTGCTGAGCGGGTTTCCCAGGCCCGTCTGGCCCTGTACCGGGCCAACCTGGACCTGGCCCTGGCCCTCGAGGATCTCGCCCGGGCGGCGGGCCTGACCCTGGACGCCCTGAGAGGCCTTCTGAGGCCCCTGGAAACCAAGGGGGGTACATCAGGAGCCCCCCCTGGCTCCCGGGGGCCTTAA